GTCGCCGACCACGATCGGGACGATCACCCGTTCCAATCCGCCCGGCATCGAATCGAGGATCGCCGACGGGGCTTGGCCGGCTTGGCGCCGGTCCCGCAGGGTTTCGGGCAGCGCGGAAAAATCCGCCAGCTGGACAAGCAGGTCATCCCAAACCATCCGCAGATCCGCACTCGGACTGGAAGCCAGCGGCGCAAGACGCTTATCTTGGACCAACATTCCATGCTGGGTCATTTCCCGCATTGCCGCCGCCAGGCCGGCGAGTCCTTCTCCGCAGGCGGCGATCTGGGTCAGCCGGGTCTGGATGGCGGCGCCGCGTTCCAACAGAAGCGACTTTTGAGTCAGGAGGGCTTTGAGAAAGGTTTGATGAACCGCACGGAGTTCTGCTCCGCGCTCCGATCGCGATGCCGCCTTGGTGAAAATGCGAAAGACGGGCTTGCCCGGCCATGCGGAGGGATCGATATCCCCGGGCCCGATGAGACCCACCGCCGATGGCCTCCCCGCTTGCGAATCCTCTTCCCGTATCTGCAGCGCTTCCGACACATCCAAGAGCAGCAAATCGCCATCCCGGATTTCGGAATTGTTGCAGACAACCCAGGAAATCGAAGTGGCCGCGGATTTTTCTCCTCCGCAAATCCACTCATAGTCATCGCTTGGAAGCGGTTCAAGGATTGTGGTCAGGGACACCGGAATAGTGATTGACATAGTCCGCAAACCTATTCGGACAAATACGCTCTAAATATTATCGGGTTTTATTAACCCATTTGTGCATATTGTACAATAAATTTGGGTAAAAAATATGAAGGATGCTAATAGACAGGGGAAAAATAACAGGGTAAAATGTCAGACGGAAAAAGACTATGATCCACATTTCTCTCCTGGTTGTCGTTATTGCGGTCCTGGTTCTCGTTATTATCGAGAGCCATACTTGCGCATGGGCAGCCCTCGGAGAGAGAGCGTAATCGGTCAGGACGCGACAAACGAGGAGCAAAGCGAACCAGGGCTGCCAAGCAAGGCAGCCCATTTTTTTACCCCCACCTCTCCTTTCCCATTTGCTTCGCACATGGAGGAGGAGAGAGGAGGGGGGAAGGAGAGGCCATGAGATCCGACATCATCAAGAAAGGGTTCGAAAAAGCTCCGCACCGTTCCTTGCTGCGGGCGATCGGTGTGGAGGAAAAGGACTTCGGCAAACCGTTCATCGCCGTCGCCAATTCCTATACTGATATCGTACCAGGACACGTGCACCTGCAATCGTTCGGCCGGCGGGTGAAGGAAGCGGTCCGCGCCGCGGGAGGCGTGCCGTTCGAATTCAACACCATCGGAGTTGGAGACGGGATTGCAATGGGCCACGCAGGCATGAAATACAGCTTGGCCTCGCGCGAGTTGATCGCGGATTGCGTGGAAACGATGCTCGAAGCGCACGCCTTTGACGGCATGGTGTGCATCCCCAATTGCGACAAGATCGTCCCGGGCATGGTGATGGCCGCTCTGCGGGTCAACATTCCCGCCATCTTCGTCACCGGCGGCCCGATGCGCGCCGGGAAGACCCCTGCCGGGGAAGTGCTGGATCTGATATCGGTGTTCGAAGGTGTCGGTGCGTATAAGGCCGGGAAGATCGGAGAAAAGCGGCTGAAAGAACTTGAGCGCTACGCCTGCCCGTCCTGCGGTTCCTGCTCCGGCCTGTTTACCGCCAATTCGATGAACTGCCTGCTGGAAGTCCTAGGGCTTGCGCTTCCCTATAACGGAACGGCGGTGGCAAAAACCGCCGAGCGCAACGCGCTGGCAGAGAAGGCCGGGGCGCTCATCATGAAGCTCGTAAAAGCTGACGTTCGTCCGCGGGACATGGTGACAGCCGAGACAATCGACGACGCCTTTGCGCTGGATATTGCCATGGGCGGCAGCACCAACACCGTCCTGCACACGCTGGCTTTTTGCGACGAGGCGGGCATCGAGTATCCCCTGGAGCGCATCAATCAACTTGCGGAAAAGGTACCGCATCTGACGAAAATCAGCCCGTCCGGGCCGTGGCACATCGAGGATCTTCACAAAGCCGGTGGGATTCCTGCGATCCTGCGCGAATTATCCCGCAAGGATGAATCGCTCCTGCACCTGGACCGGCCTACCGTGACGGGAAAAACCCTTCGCGAGAACATCAAGAAGGCCGGCATCAGGAAGCCGGAAGTGATCCGCCCGGTGGAGAATCCGCATTCGCAAAGGGGGGGATTGGCGATCCTGTTCGGCAACCTGGCGCCGGACGGAGCCGTGATAAAAACCGCGGGGGTGACCGACGCAATGCGCAAGCACGTCGGTCCGGCCCGCATCTACGAAAGCCAGGAGGAGGCACTTACCGGCATTCTTGCCGGGGAGGTTCGGGCCGGGGAGGTGGTGGTCATCCGCTACGAAGGGCCGCGCGGCGGACCCGGAATGCAGGAGATGCTCTCGCCCACCTCGGCCATCATGGGGATGGGTTTGGGCGAAAGCGTCGCGCTGATCACCGACGGGCGGTTCTCCGGCGGGACCCGCGGCGCCTGTATCGGCCATGTCTCCCCGGAAGCCGCCGCCGGCGGGCCGATCGCGGCGCTCAAGCAGGGTGACGTGATCGAGATCGACGTCGACCGGCGGACGATGAACGTCCGCCTCAGCGACGAGGAGATTCGCGGTCGGATCGCCGCGCTGCCGCCGTTCGAATCCCGCGCCACCAGCCGCTGGCTGAGGCGGTACTCCAGGTTCGTCGCCAGCGCCAACAAGGGCGCGGTTCTGAAGGAATGACCCCCTCCCATCCTCCCCCGTGTGCAAAGCAAACGGGGGAGGATAAGAGGGGGCACGAAGGAGATAAAGAGATGAAAAAATCAGGCGCCGAAGTGTTATGGGAATCCCTGATCCGCGAGGGCGTGGATGTGCTGTTCGGCATCCCCGGCGGGGCGGTTATTCCCGCGTTCGATGCAATGTTGAATTATCCGAAATTGAAATTCATCCTCGCCCGGCATGAAGAGTGCGCGGCGATGATGGCCGACGGGTACGCGCGCGCTTCGCGCAAGGTCGGGGTGGCGATCGCCACTTCCGGCCCAGGAGCGACCAACCTGGTCACCGGCATTCAAGTTGCCTTCATGGATTCCTCGCCGGTGGTGTTCATCACCGGTCAGGTGGCCAGCAACCTGCTCGGTTCGGATGCCTTCCAGGAAACAGACATGACCGGCATCAGCCTGCCGATCACCAAGCATAACTTCCTGATCACCTCGCCGGACCAGGTGGCGCAGACGGTTCGCGAGGCGTTCTACATCGCCCGCAGCGGCCGGCCGGGGCCGGTGTTGATCGACTTCTGCAAGGATGCCCAGGTCGCCAAGACCGACAAGTTCGATCCGCCGGAAATTCGACTTCTTGGGTACCATCCCCCGGAACACGCCGCGCCCGAAAAACTCGAAAAGGCGGCGGAGTTGATCCGCAAATCCAAACGGCCGATCATCTTCGCCGGCCACGGCGTGGAAATCTCCGGAGCGGGAAAAGAAGTGCAGGAATTCGCCGAACGGACCAACATGCCGGTGGCGATGACTCTCCTCAGCTTGGGCTCAATCCCTTCCTCCCATCCGCTGTCGTTGGGGATGATGGGCATGCATGGGGAAGCCTACTGCAACCAGTCGATCCAGAATGCCGATCTGATCCTTGCGCTGGGGATGCGCTTCGACGACCGGGTGACCGGAAACCTGAAAACCTACGCCCCGGGCGCGGCCAAGATCCATGTCGACATCGATCCGGCGGAGATAAACAAAATCGTGAAGTCAGATGTCTCGCTGGTGGGGGATGTCAAAATGGTGCTGAAAGACCTCAATCCGATGGTGGCTAACGCCCGCCATGACGACTGGCTGGCGCAGATCAATCAGTGGCGGAAGGAGACCGACGACCACGACATTGTGGCACAGCCCAACAACGGATATTTGAACGTTCCACAGATCATCAATGACATCTGGAGAGTGACCAAAGGGGAAGCCCTGGTGGTTACCGACGTGGGTCAGCACCAAATGTGGGCGGCGCAGTATTACCAGCCGGAGAAACCCTACAGCTTCATCACTTCCGGCGGAGCCGGAAGCATGGGGTTCGGCCTGCCGGCCGCGATCGGAGCCAAGGTCGCCAAGCCCGAGCGCGAGGTGTGGGCGATCGTCGGCGACGGCGGATTCCAAATGACCCAAATGGATCTGATCACGGCGGTCAAGGAAGGAATTGAAATCAAAATCGCACTGATGAACAACCATTTCCTGGGCATGGTCCGCCAATGGCAGGAATTCTTCTTTGAGAAGCGCTATTCGGCGGTCCAGCTCAGGAATCCGGATTTCGGAAAGATCGCCGAAGCCCACGGCGCGGGATACCGGCGGATAGAGAAGCCGGGAGAGGTGCCCGCCGCCGTCGAATTTGCCCGCAAGACTCCCGGCCCCGTCCTGCTCGATTTCCACGTCCAGCAGGAAGAAGCCGTATATCCGATGGTCCCGACCGGGGCGGACCTGCACCAAATGATCCGCCGTCCAGCGCCGGAAGAAAGGAAATAGGGAGGTTGCCATGCAGCATACACTGATCGCACTGGTCGACAACCGCCCCGGTGTGCTGAACCGGGTGGCGTCGTTGTTTCGCCGTAGGAATTACAACATCGAAAGCCTGGCAGTGGGGCGGACCGAGAATCCGGAAATCTCGCGGATGACGATCGTCGTGGAAGCTTTGCCGGAAGAAACCGCCCGGATCGAAGCCAACCTGGTCAAACTGATCAATATCATCGACGTCCAGGACGTTACCGGCCAGCCGGCGATCGCCCGCGATCTGGCGCTGATCAAGGTCAAAGCCCAGCCCAGCCAGCGGGCTGAGATCACCGCCCTGGCGGATATCTTCCGAGCGCGGGTGGTCGACGTGGCGCCTGAAAGCCTGATCATGGAGATCACCGGAACCGAGGACAAAATCGAGAGCTTGAACGAACTGCTGCGGCCGTTCG
The sequence above is a segment of the Anaerolineales bacterium genome. Coding sequences within it:
- the ilvD gene encoding dihydroxy-acid dehydratase; this translates as MRSDIIKKGFEKAPHRSLLRAIGVEEKDFGKPFIAVANSYTDIVPGHVHLQSFGRRVKEAVRAAGGVPFEFNTIGVGDGIAMGHAGMKYSLASRELIADCVETMLEAHAFDGMVCIPNCDKIVPGMVMAALRVNIPAIFVTGGPMRAGKTPAGEVLDLISVFEGVGAYKAGKIGEKRLKELERYACPSCGSCSGLFTANSMNCLLEVLGLALPYNGTAVAKTAERNALAEKAGALIMKLVKADVRPRDMVTAETIDDAFALDIAMGGSTNTVLHTLAFCDEAGIEYPLERINQLAEKVPHLTKISPSGPWHIEDLHKAGGIPAILRELSRKDESLLHLDRPTVTGKTLRENIKKAGIRKPEVIRPVENPHSQRGGLAILFGNLAPDGAVIKTAGVTDAMRKHVGPARIYESQEEALTGILAGEVRAGEVVVIRYEGPRGGPGMQEMLSPTSAIMGMGLGESVALITDGRFSGGTRGACIGHVSPEAAAGGPIAALKQGDVIEIDVDRRTMNVRLSDEEIRGRIAALPPFESRATSRWLRRYSRFVASANKGAVLKE
- the ilvB gene encoding biosynthetic-type acetolactate synthase large subunit; translation: MKKSGAEVLWESLIREGVDVLFGIPGGAVIPAFDAMLNYPKLKFILARHEECAAMMADGYARASRKVGVAIATSGPGATNLVTGIQVAFMDSSPVVFITGQVASNLLGSDAFQETDMTGISLPITKHNFLITSPDQVAQTVREAFYIARSGRPGPVLIDFCKDAQVAKTDKFDPPEIRLLGYHPPEHAAPEKLEKAAELIRKSKRPIIFAGHGVEISGAGKEVQEFAERTNMPVAMTLLSLGSIPSSHPLSLGMMGMHGEAYCNQSIQNADLILALGMRFDDRVTGNLKTYAPGAAKIHVDIDPAEINKIVKSDVSLVGDVKMVLKDLNPMVANARHDDWLAQINQWRKETDDHDIVAQPNNGYLNVPQIINDIWRVTKGEALVVTDVGQHQMWAAQYYQPEKPYSFITSGGAGSMGFGLPAAIGAKVAKPEREVWAIVGDGGFQMTQMDLITAVKEGIEIKIALMNNHFLGMVRQWQEFFFEKRYSAVQLRNPDFGKIAEAHGAGYRRIEKPGEVPAAVEFARKTPGPVLLDFHVQQEEAVYPMVPTGADLHQMIRRPAPEERK
- the ilvN gene encoding acetolactate synthase small subunit; amino-acid sequence: MQHTLIALVDNRPGVLNRVASLFRRRNYNIESLAVGRTENPEISRMTIVVEALPEETARIEANLVKLINIIDVQDVTGQPAIARDLALIKVKAQPSQRAEITALADIFRARVVDVAPESLIMEITGTEDKIESLNELLRPFGILEMVRAGQVAMLRGGATGVRHTPGVETRAA